The following are encoded in a window of Desulfuromonadales bacterium genomic DNA:
- a CDS encoding response regulator transcription factor: MAKEHILIIEDEEDILALVQYNLLREGYRVTCATSGEDGLQQAGMEAPDLILLDLMLPGMDGLEVCRALKMKPATAQVPVVMLTARGEEADVVAGLELGADDYIPKPFSPRVLIARVRTVLRRREREAAPADKSGVLRIHELTIHPGRNEVLVNGEPVELTFTEFRVLLLLANRPGWVFTRNQIVDAVRGESYAVTERAVDVQIVGLRRKLGESGKYIETVRGVGYRFKD; this comes from the coding sequence ATGGCCAAGGAACACATTCTGATCATCGAGGACGAGGAGGACATCCTGGCCCTGGTGCAGTACAACCTGCTGCGGGAGGGCTACCGGGTGACCTGTGCGACCTCCGGCGAGGACGGACTGCAGCAGGCCGGCATGGAAGCTCCCGACCTGATCCTGCTCGACCTGATGCTTCCCGGCATGGACGGTCTGGAGGTCTGCCGGGCGCTGAAGATGAAGCCCGCCACCGCCCAGGTACCCGTCGTCATGCTGACCGCCAGGGGTGAGGAGGCAGACGTTGTCGCCGGACTCGAACTGGGGGCCGACGACTACATCCCCAAGCCTTTCAGCCCGCGGGTGCTCATCGCCCGGGTGCGGACGGTGCTGCGGCGCCGGGAGCGCGAGGCGGCGCCGGCCGACAAAAGCGGCGTCCTGCGCATCCACGAGCTGACCATCCACCCCGGCCGCAACGAGGTGCTGGTGAACGGCGAGCCGGTAGAGCTGACCTTCACCGAGTTCCGCGTCCTTCTGCTGCTGGCCAACCGCCCCGGCTGGGTATTCACCCGCAACCAGATTGTCGACGCGGTGCGCGGCGAAAGCTACGCCGTCACCGAACGCGCCGTCGACGTGCAGATCGTCGGCCTGCGGCGCAAGCTCGGCGAGAGCGGCAAATACATCGAAACGGTCCGCGGCGTCGGCTACCGGTTCAAGGACTGA
- a CDS encoding ATP-binding protein has protein sequence MRPRRLLWQLFPSCLAILLVVLLGLTWHFSRSLRDFYIEETAVNLSARARLVENQVADRLTAADRPFLDRLCKELGRQTATRITLMLPSGEVLGDTLEDPAMMENHAERPEVRTALAGGEGRATRFSFTAQKEMMYVAVPVLVDGKVVGVVRTSMAATAIDDALRALYLKMALGGLAAVLAAALLSLLIARRISRPLEEMRQGVERFARGELDRRLAVSGSEEICGLAETMNQMAAHLDDRIRTVLRQRNEQEAVLASMVEGVLAVDLEERILRLNRAAGRLLGVRPEQAEGRRIQEVVRKADLQRFVARALANREPVEGDIVLRDAEEGERFLQAHGTVLRGAQGQEIGALIVLNDVTRLRRLETLRRDFVANVSHELKTPITAIKGFVETLLDGALADPDDAHRFLQIITRQADRLNAIIDDLLDLSRIEQEAEKGGVPLARGALRPVLEAAVQACSVGAREKSLQIVLHCSGELAAQINAPLLEQAVVNLLTNAIKYSDPAGRVVVDAGQFGDKVMVKVQDWGCGISPEHLPRLFERFYRVDKARSRKQGGTGLGLAIVKHIVQSHGGEVVVHSTPGKGSTFTLILPAVS, from the coding sequence ATGCGACCCCGGCGCCTTCTCTGGCAGCTCTTCCCCTCCTGCCTGGCGATCCTGCTGGTGGTCCTGCTCGGGCTCACCTGGCACTTTTCCCGCTCCCTGCGCGATTTCTATATCGAGGAGACGGCCGTCAACCTCTCCGCCCGCGCCCGGCTAGTGGAGAACCAGGTGGCCGACCGTCTGACCGCTGCCGATCGCCCCTTTCTCGACCGGCTCTGCAAGGAGCTCGGCCGGCAGACCGCCACCCGCATCACCCTGATGCTGCCATCCGGCGAGGTCCTTGGCGACACCCTGGAAGACCCCGCGATGATGGAAAACCATGCCGAACGCCCCGAGGTCCGGACGGCGCTTGCCGGCGGCGAGGGGCGGGCCACCCGCTTCAGTTTCACGGCGCAGAAAGAGATGATGTACGTGGCGGTGCCGGTTCTGGTCGACGGCAAGGTCGTAGGCGTTGTGCGCACCTCCATGGCGGCCACCGCCATTGATGATGCCCTGCGCGCGCTCTACCTGAAGATGGCGCTGGGCGGCCTGGCTGCCGTGCTGGCGGCGGCGCTGCTCAGCCTGCTCATTGCGCGGCGGATCAGTCGTCCCCTGGAGGAGATGCGGCAGGGGGTGGAGCGTTTTGCCCGTGGCGAACTGGACCGGCGTCTGGCAGTCAGCGGTTCCGAGGAGATCTGCGGGCTGGCCGAAACCATGAACCAGATGGCGGCGCATCTCGACGACCGCATTCGGACCGTGCTGCGGCAACGCAACGAGCAGGAGGCGGTGCTGGCCAGCATGGTGGAAGGGGTACTGGCGGTCGACCTCGAGGAGCGGATACTGCGCCTCAACCGGGCCGCCGGCCGGCTTCTCGGCGTGCGGCCGGAGCAGGCCGAGGGTCGCCGCATCCAGGAAGTGGTGCGCAAGGCCGACCTGCAGCGCTTCGTCGCCCGGGCGCTGGCCAACCGCGAGCCGGTGGAGGGGGACATCGTGCTGCGCGACGCCGAGGAGGGGGAGCGGTTTCTCCAGGCCCACGGCACGGTGCTGCGCGGCGCCCAGGGGCAGGAGATCGGTGCGCTCATCGTCCTCAACGACGTGACCCGCCTGCGCCGGCTGGAGACCCTGCGCCGCGACTTCGTCGCCAACGTCTCGCATGAACTGAAAACCCCGATCACCGCCATCAAGGGGTTTGTCGAGACCCTGCTCGACGGGGCGCTGGCGGACCCCGACGATGCCCACCGTTTCCTGCAGATCATCACCCGCCAGGCCGACCGCCTCAATGCCATCATCGACGATCTGCTCGACCTCTCGCGCATCGAGCAGGAAGCGGAGAAGGGGGGGGTTCCCCTTGCCCGGGGAGCGCTGCGGCCGGTGCTGGAAGCTGCCGTCCAGGCCTGTTCGGTAGGTGCCCGGGAGAAATCGCTGCAGATCGTGCTGCACTGCTCGGGCGAGCTGGCAGCGCAGATCAACGCCCCGCTGCTGGAGCAGGCGGTCGTCAACCTGCTGACCAATGCCATCAAGTACAGCGACCCGGCCGGCCGGGTCGTGGTCGATGCCGGCCAGTTCGGCGACAAGGTGATGGTCAAGGTGCAGGACTGGGGCTGCGGCATCTCTCCGGAGCATCTGCCACGCCTTTTCGAGCGCTTCTACCGGGTCGACAAGGCGCGCAGTCGCAAACAGGGGGGGACGGGTCTCGGGCTGGCGATCGTCAAGCATATCGTCCAGAGCCACGGCGGGGAAGTCGTCGTGCACAGTACTCCCGGGAAGGGGAGCACCTTCACTCTCATCCTGCCGGCCGTTTCCTGA
- the ppk1 gene encoding polyphosphate kinase 1 translates to MTAKPVRKEAVPSPPDLSAPDLYLNRELTWLAFNQRVLHEALDERTPLLERVKFTAITGSNLDEFFMKRIGGLKQQKGARVLERTVDGRTPQEQIEQCYAIIRQHQADKQRLLNHLKELLKKEGIAIRDFADLSAKERKQVRDDYFRNIFPLVTPQSIDPAHPFPFISNLSLNLLVTLRYPEDRELSLARVKVPISAGAPRLLRVGERDSFVLLEEVMANNLDMLFPGMEVVSCELFRVTRNANTERSQEHADDLLALIESALLERKFAPIVRLEVKPGMDPVRRGRLAAELGLNEEQDVFETEGMMGIRDLFEIASLDYPHLKDPPHHPIDHPALQSERNIFHIIRDAGSILLQHPYESFATSVERFLQEAAVDPKVRGIKMTLYRTSSRSRIVDTLIRAAQNGKQVAVVVELKARFDEEANIRLASRMEEAGIHVTYGVVGLKTHAKVILVVRQDYSGLRRYVHFGTGNYNALTSRVYSDFGLLTCADELGNDATELFNYLTTGYSPKRDYRKLLPAPKILKKALMEKIQREIELHGEKQPGHIQFKMNALEDVDITRALYQASMAGVRVDLIVRDSCRLRPGLVGLSENIRVISIVGRFLEHARLFYFRNGGKEEYLIGSADAMQRNLEHRVEVVVPVEDPLLRQDLRAFLDLQWNDRRSAWEMQADGSYVQRRPAPGEESRTCHQLLVELAEKRNKDVTRLKKRKAKGFGGRNLR, encoded by the coding sequence AGCGGATCGGCGGCCTCAAGCAGCAGAAAGGGGCCAGGGTTCTGGAACGGACCGTCGACGGCCGCACCCCCCAGGAGCAGATCGAGCAGTGCTATGCGATCATCCGGCAGCACCAGGCGGACAAGCAGCGCCTGCTCAACCATCTCAAGGAGCTGCTGAAGAAGGAAGGGATCGCCATCCGCGATTTTGCCGATCTCTCCGCAAAAGAGCGCAAGCAGGTCCGGGACGATTATTTCCGGAACATCTTTCCGTTGGTCACCCCCCAATCGATCGATCCGGCGCACCCCTTCCCCTTCATCTCCAACCTCTCCCTCAACCTGCTGGTCACCCTGCGTTACCCGGAGGACCGGGAGCTCTCGCTGGCCCGGGTCAAGGTGCCGATCAGCGCCGGGGCACCGCGCCTGCTGCGGGTCGGCGAGCGGGACAGTTTCGTGCTGCTGGAAGAGGTGATGGCCAACAACCTGGACATGCTCTTCCCGGGGATGGAGGTGGTCAGCTGCGAACTGTTCCGGGTCACCCGCAACGCCAACACGGAAAGAAGCCAGGAACACGCCGACGACCTGCTGGCGCTGATCGAATCGGCCCTGCTGGAGCGCAAGTTCGCGCCGATCGTCCGCCTGGAGGTCAAGCCGGGGATGGATCCGGTGCGCCGCGGCCGCCTGGCCGCCGAACTCGGCCTGAACGAGGAGCAGGACGTTTTCGAGACCGAGGGGATGATGGGGATACGCGACCTGTTCGAAATCGCCTCCCTCGACTACCCGCACCTCAAGGACCCGCCCCACCATCCCATCGACCACCCGGCCCTGCAGAGCGAACGGAACATTTTCCACATCATCCGCGATGCCGGCTCGATCCTGCTGCAGCACCCCTACGAGTCTTTCGCGACCTCGGTGGAGCGCTTTCTTCAGGAAGCGGCCGTCGACCCGAAGGTCCGCGGCATCAAGATGACCCTCTACCGCACCTCGAGCCGCAGCCGCATCGTCGACACCCTGATCCGCGCCGCCCAGAACGGCAAGCAGGTGGCGGTGGTGGTGGAGCTGAAGGCGCGCTTCGACGAGGAGGCCAATATCCGCCTGGCGAGCCGCATGGAGGAAGCGGGCATCCACGTTACCTACGGGGTGGTCGGCCTCAAGACCCACGCCAAGGTCATCCTGGTGGTCCGTCAGGATTACAGCGGGCTGCGCCGCTACGTGCATTTCGGCACCGGCAACTACAACGCCCTGACCTCCAGGGTCTACAGCGATTTCGGACTGCTGACCTGTGCCGATGAACTCGGCAACGATGCCACCGAACTGTTCAATTACCTGACCACCGGCTACAGCCCCAAGCGCGATTACCGCAAGCTGCTGCCGGCTCCGAAAATCCTGAAAAAGGCATTGATGGAGAAGATCCAGCGGGAAATCGAACTGCACGGTGAAAAACAGCCCGGCCACATCCAGTTCAAGATGAATGCCCTCGAGGATGTCGACATCACCCGCGCCCTTTACCAGGCCTCCATGGCCGGCGTCCGGGTCGACCTCATCGTTCGCGACAGCTGCCGGCTGCGTCCCGGGCTGGTCGGCCTGTCGGAAAACATCCGGGTGATTTCCATCGTCGGACGGTTCCTGGAGCACGCCCGTCTCTTTTACTTCCGCAACGGCGGCAAGGAGGAGTACCTGATCGGCTCGGCCGATGCCATGCAGCGCAACCTCGAACACCGGGTCGAGGTGGTGGTGCCGGTGGAAGATCCGCTGCTGCGCCAGGATCTGCGGGCCTTTCTCGACCTCCAGTGGAATGACCGCCGCAGCGCCTGGGAGATGCAGGCCGACGGCAGCTACGTCCAGCGCCGGCCGGCGCCGGGCGAGGAGTCGCGAACCTGCCACCAGCTGCTGGTGGAGCTGGCCGAAAAACGCAACAAGGACGTCACCCGACTGAAAAAGCGCAAGGCCAAGGGGTTCGGCGGCCGCAACCTGCGCTGA
- a CDS encoding phosphate ABC transporter substrate-binding protein: MQIIGKTRSFLTVMAMVALAAVSVPGPAQAEQLQVDPALKGYTKTQGVSGNLNSIGSDTLNNLMTFWAEGFRKLYPSVNIQIEGKGSSTAPPALIEGTAQIGPMSRPMKKEEIEKFEQKYGYKPTEIGVALDSLAVYVHKDNPLESLSLTQVDAIFSKNRNRGAAADIVTWGQLGLKGELAGRPISIYGRNSASGTYGFYKEHALKKGDFKDIVKEQPGSASVVLAVTEDKAGIGYSGIGYKTSGVKALALSEKDGAPVYEATYENVLSNKYPLGRMLYLYVAKEPNKPLPKMVEEFIKYVLSKEGQEVVVKDGYLPLPAKVAEKQLAASK; the protein is encoded by the coding sequence ATGCAGATTATCGGCAAAACCCGCAGTTTTCTGACCGTGATGGCAATGGTGGCGCTTGCGGCGGTGTCGGTGCCCGGCCCCGCGCAGGCCGAACAGCTCCAGGTCGACCCGGCCCTCAAGGGCTACACCAAGACCCAGGGCGTTTCCGGCAACCTCAACAGCATCGGTTCGGACACGCTGAACAACCTGATGACCTTCTGGGCCGAAGGGTTCCGCAAGCTCTATCCCAGCGTCAACATCCAGATCGAGGGGAAAGGGTCGAGTACGGCGCCGCCGGCGCTGATCGAGGGGACCGCGCAGATCGGCCCCATGTCGCGTCCGATGAAGAAGGAAGAGATCGAGAAGTTCGAGCAGAAGTACGGCTACAAGCCGACCGAAATCGGCGTCGCCCTCGACTCGCTGGCGGTCTACGTCCACAAGGACAATCCCCTCGAGTCCCTCTCCCTGACGCAGGTCGACGCCATCTTCTCCAAGAACCGCAACCGCGGCGCCGCTGCGGATATCGTCACCTGGGGTCAGCTCGGGCTCAAGGGTGAACTGGCCGGTCGCCCCATCAGTATCTACGGCCGCAACTCCGCCTCGGGGACCTACGGCTTCTACAAGGAGCACGCCCTGAAGAAGGGGGATTTCAAGGACATCGTCAAGGAACAGCCCGGCAGCGCCTCGGTGGTGCTGGCGGTGACCGAGGACAAGGCCGGCATCGGCTATTCGGGAATCGGCTACAAGACCTCCGGGGTCAAGGCGCTCGCCCTGAGTGAAAAGGATGGCGCCCCGGTCTACGAGGCGACCTACGAGAACGTGCTGAGCAATAAATACCCCCTGGGCCGGATGCTCTATCTCTACGTCGCCAAGGAGCCGAACAAGCCGCTGCCCAAAATGGTCGAGGAATTCATCAAGTACGTCCTCTCCAAAGAAGGACAGGAAGTTGTGGTCAAGGACGGCTACCTGCCGCTGCCCGCCAAGGTGGCGGAAAAGCAGCTGGCCGCCAGCAAGTAA